The genomic DNA AGGGGAAAGACGTCTAAAGCGGTCAAAACTTCAGCAACAATTTGTATAGAATAACTTTATTGTAAGTCTGATGTGTGTCGGCTTGTGGCCTTCATCAGGGACGCTTGGGTCTTActataacgtttttttttatacactaTAAGTGTTGCTGGAGTTTTGACCTCTCCATCGAGCCTGAAAGAAAAAAGCTTTATTCCAACTCTAGGACAGCTTTAGAGCTATTACTAAATTAGATGAGTGGCACTATGAAAAGGGAAACTACTTCACAAAGCAGAACCAACATTCAAGCCTCTGTgtcagcaggtgtgtgtgtgcatatgaacAAAAAACAGATGATCTATGACTTCCAGGATCATCTAACAAATAGAAAAATTCCCCAACATTATCTAATCGTATTCACTGCAAACAAATGACTCTGCTGGTACCATTATCCAATCATATCAGCTTGCACTGCCTCCAGCAAACTAGGGAAATGAATGTGACACTCTTTTGAAGAACCGTCTGTGTTTTCAAGATGTTTTGCATACATTGTGTCAAAAGGTGTGTTAGCTGGGTTTGTTGTTTACACATAGTTTATTCCTTTCAGTTCTTCAATGATTGCTTTGGTGGTGTATTGACTGTGCTTAAAGTCAAAAGATGGGTTTGTAATGTTCTTCAGCTTTGTCTTGAGCAGTAATGGACCTGTGAGTTTACAGCATGTGCTTGTctgcaacattttaaattgcatttttgaTCACCCTCTCAACGTTACATGTTTGCCGTCTGTGGGCTTCTTGACACATATCGTGACAAgcattttcctgtttgttgtgaAAACCTCGTAATCATGTATTGCTTAGAAATAAATCAGAGGGCGCTCTGGCAgttcacctggttgagcattGGCCCCAAATACGAATgctcagtccttactgcagtagcccgggtttgactctgagCAGCAGCCCTTTGTTGCTAGTCGTCtccactctctccctcctttcctgtcttcagctattctgtcaaataaaggccaaaagagccccaaaaaaaaatctttaaaaagtaaataaatcagGAGCACTAATGGAACAATAACTGCCTCTGCAGTTACAGTATAGCAGGTAAACTCCACCAGAGGAAACTAGACACATGGCAGTGCTGCTATGAAATGATAAATATTTGGTATTCTTCTTTAATGACATTGGGCTCAACTCTTAGCATTTGTGAGTGCTTTGATTAGCATTGTGTTGAAAAGACAACCAATTTCCAATTCTTTGCTACTGTCTTTGTGCTTCACCTGTGTAGTTTTCttgattattattctttttctttatattattatatcataATAACAACGCATAAGGATAGTTTTAAGTGACTATTTGAGACGGCATTCTATGGTATATAGCCGGGTATTATTGGCCCTCAATGCTGTTTTGGCACCGACCGATATGTGTCTGTGGCACCGAATATCAAGCAGTATCAAGTACCAAAAGCTGGCATTAGATATGTTGTCAGATTTGTAATCTTGTTAAATTAGTCTTTAATCAGATAGTTCTTGATTTTCATCAACATTTTCAACCTTCaacctgacaaaaaaaactctaTTGTTTTGGTATCTGCACTGGAACTCAGGTATCAAAGTGTCACTTATATCAAAAAGGTGGTATATATATTGAGCCTGCAATGGTTGCACAGGGCACACAATGGtcaatagtccacatttgagaaaaaaacttcAGCAAGACCTACAGACAGTTAGAAAATCCAGCAGATCATTGGAAGATGGCAATCGGTCCATCTGCTTGGGGATCCAGTGCACTTTTCTACTTTACCTCGAAACTAATTGGTTACTGAGCTGATTGCAGAGATGCAGAACAGCTCTGGGACTTCAGCAGGGGGAATGAAATCCATTAATCTTGATCAAAGGTGCCCAACAAGCAGCGAATTAATGGCATTTGTACCTTCAGGCCTCCATCACACCACTGAACAGTCAGTTATCATGATGGAAAAGACGGGTTGACAGGTTGTCTCTTACCTGGATGGGGCATTGTTATGGTGTCGTTGGCACTGCTGGAGAACACATTGTATATGACAACTGCAGAGGCGTTATAGTTTGCAACGTTACGGATCTTCTCTCGGTATGTACAGTTCCCCGCAGCTACCAGCGCCACCCAGGCGGTGTTGTAAGAGACATGGGGGAACCTGACGTTTGGGTCGCACGCTTGTCTGTCCTGCAGGACGGACGGCACCAGGACCAGACCTCTGGCTTCTTTCTTGGGCGACTGCTCGCCATACCGACCGCATTCGGTTTTCTCTGTCTTGACCTCCGAAGTAATGGGGTCCAGATAGGTGATGTTGACAAAAGCGGTGTACCATTCCTCTTTCTCTGCGACCGTGAAGTCCAGGCATAGCAAGTGCACGAAACAAAACGACAGCAGCCACGTCGAGAGAGCCAGACTGCGGCAAGCTCGGATGAGGGACGGTGCCATTGTACAGCGGCTGGTTTGGGATGGATGGTCCGGGGTCTCCTTCTCAGTGGAAAGCTCGCACCACGTCCCTTCCTTTTACAGGAGGTACCAAAAAACATTAACCTTGCATAAGAGCCAGAGCCAGACACCTGCCTTCATAGACAAGGGAAGAGTGTGTAAGCCAGGCTACGTGCTCGAGTCTACTATACACCACCACCTGCAGGAGAAgacgactgtgtgtgtgtgtgtgtgtgtgtgtgtgtgtgtgtgtgtgtgtgtgtgtgtgttgttgttcaCCGTCAGCTGTTTCCTGTCCTCGTTCGAGATTGGCTCATGTGGAGAAACTAAAACATCTACGTCATAAATCATGTAATCCACTGCCAGAGAAATCAATCAAATGAACCAAGCATTAGAGTCACATGAACAGTTTCCGTACTAATTATGAACGGTTTGCATTGCATTTTGTCAAAAGCAAAGAATATAACATATGAACTAATCATGAATCTAGCCGATTAATTATActattgtgttaatgtttttacattatgaatgaatagttacattttaaaatgaaatttcaaaaatattttttaaaaggttttaaaattgtattttgtgttattaATATTACTTATATGTGTTATTCCATTACATCTGACAATTCAATTTACATATGTTTTGTCTTTCTGCATGACAAATTTATGCAACATCTTGTTAAATCTTAATCAGCTTTCTAGAGAGACACTTGAAACCAGCAGAAGTTGGGATGAGCCCAGTAAGTCCAGGGTTATTATAGTAACCTAAGACATTGGTTTGCTTAAGTGAAATAGTTTTCAATgtctttaaaataacaaataggCTAACAACTTtgctacggaagaggattagggccccatgtgaaacaaaaaaatgtagatttaaaaaaaaagtcagaattctgactttttctcagaattctgactttaaactcagaattcaaatacattttttcatatgcggccctaatcctcttccgtaggcTACTTTTCACAGGGCTGCTTTCCTCACTGTGTTGCTTTCATGTATCAATACTGCAACTGCGCTAACATCTGGTAATGTGAAGTTATTTAATAGGGAAATGAATAATCTAGAAAGTTCAACGTACACGAAATGTGTTTATTAGTAATTGAATTGTAAAGTATaggaaataatatatatttaacatttgtgAGATAACCTGCTTGTAACACATATACAGCAGTAACGTTAGTAGGAACGAACAGCTCGGCAGTATTTCTCAGCCCGGACGAATTTTCAGACCGGACTTAGAAGAAGTCGGGAGTGCTGATCATTTCGGTAAGAAATTGCAAATCAGActcttacattttaaatgacacttagatttaacattttggACCATTAATGTAACTGCTCGACACCcttaatattaaatataagCGGCAATAACTAaagttaatttaatttatttaccaTGTGATTCTACGTGTCAGATCAACAACTCTGCTGTCtgcaacagctaacgttagcaaacatTAACAGACATGTTATAAACTGATGGGTTAACGTTACCGTCAATGTGTTATCTATCATTGCCTTACTTATTCGATTCCGTGTGTATTTATGGACAAGAGAAGTCAAATAAAACAACGTACTACTACTTACAACGTTTCCTACTAACTTAGAAGTTTTCCTCGGTTAGCTTAATTGCTTCCATATAAAATACCTGCGTCTCCACAACAGCACTTAGCAAACTAATGTTCCGTGTTTGCAGCAAGGCAACTAGAAATAAGGAAAGTCATACAGTACGTAATTAGAATGTTGTATAGGTGTCAGACTTTTGTGTAGTTCTGTTGAAGGAGGCACATAGGAAGTCACACTAAGTTATTGCGTTAACCAGGGTTCAAATTAGCACCAattaccagccaaatgctggtaaaatatcaAATTGGCTAGTGGATTTGCTTTATtaaccagccaaaaaaacaatggtaatccaGTGGCTggtaacattttaacattcactagccatttagCTGTTGGACGAAAAAGTTAACTTTGAACCCTGTTGTTAACGTATCATATCTGTGTTGTTTCACCTTTTAAAATTAATCTTTCCATTTTCCTTGGTTTGCAGGTAACCAGACATTAGCTCTGTGGACACCAGCGTTAATAAACCAGCTGTTATCTCTGTGGACACCAGCTGTTAAACCAGCTGTTAGCACTGTGGAAACCAGCTTGTTGAaccagaaatgcccaaaaagaaAACCGGTGCCCGGAAAAAGGCTGAGAGTCGGAAAGAGCGAGAGAAACAGAATCGAGCCAATCGGGATGTTGTCGATGTGGCCAAACACCCCTGCAACTCTAACATGGTGTGTAGCTAAGACATAATGGCAACACGTTCAAGTATCACATCTGAAGTACTTTTTCTTATATTGTTCTTTATTGTCTTCTGTTTTTATAGGACTGTGACAAATGTCAGAGGTAAGTGACTGTATTGTGGTATATAACATTTATTTAGGTAAAGGTATTTCTAGTCAACCACTtaaaaaatcaacattttttttctccttgttATATCACCTGGTAGAAAACAGAAGAACAGAGCTTTCTGCTACTTCTGTAGTTCAGTGCAGAAGCTGCCTGTCTGCGCTCAGTGTGGTGAGTAAACTGCACAGaaatgtttacatgtatgtTGAGAAGTACTTTATGTTACTATAATGTTAAGCATCTTACTAGTTAATCCTTCTCTCAAATCTTACTGTCGCCCCTGCCCCAAATTccttaaggcccagacacacagagccgacggccaaatttggcagaaaaggcagttgggctgatcagtcttcccaagttggtcaaaaaagtgcctcggaacacaccaaagcgactagacgtaatacgtctccataacagcaggcggcgctaatctgtactgttgcccaaaaatgaaaaccggcagctgattgaacgagcgtgtcacgtgggtctggtttctccggaaattcaaagacagactgtcatggcggcttgttcagaatacgatctgaTATTGtgctaaaatagttcactgaaacgtgtttctgaaaacattttaagcgagaaatatgccatgcagttgctgaatgtgtcttcatttcagatcaacaaaggtcagtttaaaagattttcgtcagatttcgAGAGACACTAGTCActctgctccccgtttccgggttagcactctaccaatcagatgggtcatttgagtccgactgccggcagtgcccgcccagCCGATTATACAgatgctggtcatataattagaatatcatgaaaaagttgatttatttcagtaattccattcaaaaagtgaaacttgtataatgtatacattcattccacacatactgatatatttcaagtgtttatttcttttacttttgatgattagaactgacaactaatgaaaaccccaaattcagtatctcagaaaattagaatattgtgaaaaggttcaatattgaagacacctggtgccacactctaatcagctaattaactcaaaacacctgcaaaggcctttaaatggtctctcagtctagttctgtaggctacacaatcatgggaaagactgctgacttgacagctgtccaaaagacgaccattgacaccttgcacaaggagggcaagacacaaaaggtcattgttaaagaggctggctgttcacagagctctgtgtccaagcacattaatagagaggcgaagggaaggaaaagatgtggtagaaaaaagtgtacaagcaatagggataaccgcactctggagaggattgtgaaacaaaacccattcagaaatgtgggggagattcacaaagagtggactgcagctggagtcagtgcttcaagaaccaccacgcacagacgtaagcaagacatgggtttcagctgttgcattccttgtgtcaagccactcctgaacaagacacagcgtcagaagcgtctcgtcTGGGctaaaggactggactgctgctgagtggtccaaagttatgttctctgatgaaagtaaattttgcatttcctttggaaggTCAatgtcccagagtctggaggaagagaggagaggcacagaatccacgttgcttgaagtccagtgtaaagtttccacagtcagtgatggtttggggtgccatgtcatctgctggtgttgatCCACTgtttttctgaggtccagggtcaacgcagccgtctaccaggaagttttagagcacttgcatttgcagatttcattttccaacaggacttggcacctgcacacagtgccaaagctaccagtacctggtttaaggatcATGGtgtccctgttcttaattggccagcaaactcgcctgaccttaaccctatagaaaatctatggggtattgtgaagaggaagatgcgatgcgccagacccaacaatgcagaagagctgaaggccactatcagagcaacctgggctctcataacacctgagcagtgccacagactgatggactccatgctgcgccgcattgctgcagtaattcaggcaaaaggagccccaactaagtattgagtgctgtacgtgctcatacttttcatgttcatacttttcagttggccaacatttctaaaaatcctttttttgtattggtcttaagtaatcttcaaattttctgagatactgaatttggggttttcattagttgtcagttctaatcatcaaaagtaaaataaataaacacttgaaatatatcagtctgtgtggaatgaatgtatacattatacaagtttcactttttgaatggaattactgaaataaatcaactttttcatgatattctaattatatgaccagcacctgtacatgtcaaattggccaaaatgaaggcaaaCGGCCCCttggacggacgacggcatggaacacaccgaacagactcgagtcactgaccgcACCAGACTgaccaacggccgattatcggctctgtgtgtgcgGGCCTTTAGAAATAGATCATGAatcactgtagtttttaacaGTAATTACTCAAACAGttgtaaatagtgcatttgttggggactattttcagccacAGATGCGTTGCcctagtccagcctttacttccgtgatgaacgtgcgtcactttgtaacacgttataatgctcgcctagctgctagcgtggcactccctcatactctgcatcTGAcggggtagtagtccttacctagctattgcgcatgtgcgactcccaacaaagatggaatagaagtgagatgcctcactgtgtagctaaaacagagagctcaacacacagggtgaaaagaggagctgcagcaatgtgtagtacaacaaatatatggtgttttctgaaaattaaattatgtaaacctattctgatataacttctaaatacaattatgaacctgaaaatgagcataatatgagcactttaatgcttCTGTTGTCAGGCAAAACCAAGTGCATGAAGTCATCAGATTGTGTCGTCAAGCATCCAGGCATCCACAGCACTGGAATGGCCATGGTGGTAAGTTAgcaacatgtctttttttaatttttttattatcacaCCGCAAGAATGCTTCTTTATGCTTTGATCCATCCACACTTATCAATCCTTATGGGGGCATTTGGTTGTTTCAGCGATGTAAGAGTAGGTACAGtacaagttttcttttttttaagtgtgtttgtttttattcattaggtGGGTTTTTAATGTGACATGAAACGGCAATTTATTTCATCTGAAACAAATGTTCCTTACAATGTAGTAAATTCTTTTTTGTTTAAGATCAATTTATTTTTATGGATGTAGGGCTGGGACAATATGCTTTTGTCCTGATTTGATTCTTTCAAgttacatgggtgccgattcaatttgtattgcgattttcatttattgcacttctagaagtattgtgattcgatagtattgagttttgttgttttctttttccttctttaactaaaacaaaagtttaataatacacttctaaggacaatatatcatgaaacatttctaaaaactaattatttactataaagaatgcacatcacatgtcagtcagtctgacatttataacatttgtaaagaagtacatgcATTTTATGCTTTCAGTCTGTTTTGCTTGAaatggatatgatgtagtcgccgtcggcggtaccgtataaacagaaaatattttggTGAATGattggtaataaaaaaaatatagattctagggaaaagaatcgatttAAAAATCACTGCAAAATAAAACGAACATACGATTTTCGATCCCTCCCCCCCGCCACCCCTAGTATACAGTGGCATCAGAAAAATAAATCGTTGTTGTAATTTTCTTCTTGACCACAAGGGGGCAGTATGTGACTTCTGTGAAGCGTGGGTGTGCCACGGCAGGAAATGTCTTAGCActcatgcctgtgtgtgtcctctGACTGATGCAGACTGCATTGAGTGTGACCGGGCTGTGTGGGATCATGGTAagagacaccccccccccgcaTTGTTTGAAATTCACCCTGGTCACATCAGTATCACACTTAATATCCACTGTTATGAGTTACTTTGAGCAAATATCCGTCTGTTTAAACACTCTGAACAGGAGGGCGTATCTTCCGCTGTTCCTTTTGTCACAACTTCTTGTGTGAGGATGATCAGTTTGAGCACCAGGCAAGCTGCCAAGTCCTCCAGGCAGAAACATACAAATGTGAGTCATTTTTTTGTGGTTAATAGCTAAAGTTAAGTTTATCTTATCCATTGCAGGGAATACTGTCTTGAGGGTATTTGTGCAAAAGATTGAATGTGACTGTTTACACTTTGTTTTGCCCTTGTATACATTCTATTTTAGGTGTTTCCTGTAATAGACTGGGACAGCACTCCTGCTTGCGCTGTAAGGTGAGGGGAATGTTAACACACTGCAGCTTACTCTACAAAATGTAGTGGCTTGGCGGCTTATGATAGCATTAGTTTCCAAAGCAATTTTACTGATATAGCAGATTTCATTACAGGTAAACTCGACATACTTTACCCATGTAGAGGAGAATACAattaataaaatacaagaaaggGAAGCAACTGTGGTGGAAAGTTTCTTGTTGCAGCCATAGAGTTTTTCAAAAAGAACAAGATGAAACAAATAAGGACTATTTGAGAATGAATCCAAAGTTTGGTCTTTGAGtatttatatttgcaaatataaggAAACCGTTTCACAAGTACATCAGCACAGTGGAAAGTGTATTctacgaataagaaaaagcacacagCTTATATGCATCTTCAGTGAGATGGAAAGACATCTTGTCACGTCATCATCTCAGAAATGAATGTACCGTATCTGTTCTGTGTACACATTACgttcccagactttgtggcAGACATACTTTCAACATGTGAGAATCAGAAAAACTCACTTTCAGCATTGTGAGAGaaagtaaaacagaaataagacaaaaattttaagaatcatgcttaaatataattttgccattacacaacaaaaaaaaaaacacacacagtgtctagGTCGGTTAATAGAATACATTTGCGTAGCATTTTAAACATCAGAGAATAAGGAGCTGTAAAATAATAGCAACAATGCATTTACATACAATCCCCGGTAGCAAAAGACATACACAGCTGATTTCAGCTGAAGGTAATATGATAGTCTTAGCTGAATCTAGTGAGTTTGGTGCTAAGCGTTTTGTCCTACATCAAAACCACATGTAATTACAGGAAGTATCCCTCAGAAAGTAAACATTGTGTGCGGAAACCAAGAAGACATTTTGTACTGAAACGACAAAGGAAAAGTTTACATGGTTGGTGCCTCATATTCGCTTCAGCTGAACTTAAGTGTGCATTTTTTCACAGAATGCCCTCGTGGATTTTTTCCCTCGTCTTTTACTGGACTCATGTTAGGAAGGGATATTTCCACAGCCAGTATGGGTATGAGGAATACCTCTGAAAGAAATCcaaacttttcattttttaaccCCGTAGATCAGTCCCA from Sander vitreus isolate 19-12246 chromosome 2, sanVit1, whole genome shotgun sequence includes the following:
- the znf330 gene encoding zinc finger protein 330 encodes the protein MPKKKTGARKKAESRKEREKQNRANRDVVDVAKHPCNSNMDCDKCQRKQKNRAFCYFCSSVQKLPVCAQCGKTKCMKSSDCVVKHPGIHSTGMAMVGAVCDFCEAWVCHGRKCLSTHACVCPLTDADCIECDRAVWDHGGRIFRCSFCHNFLCEDDQFEHQASCQVLQAETYKCVSCNRLGQHSCLRCKACYCDDHAKSKVFKQEKGKAPPCPKCGHETQETKDLSMSTRTLKFGRQADADDDYYDDGASGYDSYWKNLASGGGQRDDDGEDDDYEEDEDDDEEDDDEEEEEEDEEDEEEKAADSVAGLKLDGSA